In Pelmatolapia mariae isolate MD_Pm_ZW linkage group LG2, Pm_UMD_F_2, whole genome shotgun sequence, one DNA window encodes the following:
- the LOC134640874 gene encoding transmembrane protein 216-like, whose amino-acid sequence MAHGSQPILSSAPLQVLFYLNSWYFAAFYLAEVLMFIYKGVLLPYPSDNLVLDVVLLLLFLALEILRIFYGWKGNLCERSLASCVSLFVLLPCTALAVYYLLLQTFVLRLEFLLNAVLLCFYGLEFLLGLISISAFSRAKVY is encoded by the exons ATGGCGCACG ggAGCCAACCAATC ctcTCGTCCGCTCCTCTGCAGGTGCTGTTCTACCTGAACAGCTGGTACTTTGCTGCCTTCTACCTGGCCGAGGTCCTCATGTTCATCTATAAAG GAGTTTTGTTGCCATACCCGTCAGATAACCTGGTTCTGGACgtcgtgctgctgctgcttttcctcGCTCTCGAGATTCTGCGGATCTTTTACG GCTGGAAGGGAAACCTGTGTGAGCGCTCTCTGGCTTCCTGCGTGTCGCTCTTTGTCCTGCTTCCCTGCACCGCGCTCGCCGTGTACTACCTTCTGCTGCAGACCTTCGTCCTGCGCCTCGAGTTCCTGCTCAACGCCGTGCTGCTCTGCTTCTACGGTCTCGAGTTCCTGCTCGGGCTCATCTCCATATCCGCCTTCTCCAG GGCCAAAGTGTACTGA